One window from the genome of Ovis canadensis isolate MfBH-ARS-UI-01 breed Bighorn chromosome 21, ARS-UI_OviCan_v2, whole genome shotgun sequence encodes:
- the ASCL2 gene encoding achaete-scute homolog 2, which yields MDSRALPRPAPPAPGVPGCCAVRRRPESPELLRCSRRRRPGAMDPGSGAAAVARRNERERNRVKLVNLGFQALRQHVPHGGASKKLSKVETLRSAVEYIRALQRLLAEHDAVRAALAGGLLAPAARHPLPRAPSGTPATAASPSCASSSPGRGHSSEPGSPRSAYSSDDSGCEGALSPAERELLDFSSWLGGY from the coding sequence ATGGACAGCCGCGCGCTGCCCCGGCCCGCGCCCCCGGCGCCTGGTGTCCCGGGCTGCTGCGCCGTTCGCCGGCGACCGGAGTCCCCAGAGCTGCTGcgctgcagccgccgccgccggccgggCGCGATGGACCCCGGCAGTGGAGCGGCGGCCGTGGCGCGGCGCAATGAGCGCGAGCGCAACCGCGTGAAGCTGGTGAACTTGGGGTTCCAGGCGCTGCGGCAGCACGTGCCGCACGGCGGTGCCAGCAAGAAGTTGAGCAAGGTGGAGACGTTGCGCTCGGCGGTGGAGTACATCCGTGCCTTGCAGCGCCTGCTGGCGGAGCACGATGCTGTGCGGGCCGCGCTGGCCGGGGGGCTTCTGGCCCCGGCCGCGCGCCACCCCCTGCCCCGCGCTCCATCGGGGACCCCCGCCACCGCCGCCTCGCCCTCCTGCGCCTCGTCGTCCCCGGGTCGTGGGCACAGCTCGGAGCCTGGGTCGCCGCGTTCCGCCTACTCGTCGGACGACAGCGGCTGTGAGGGCGCCCTGAGCCCCGCGGAGCGCGAGCTGCTCGACTTCTCCAGCTGGTTAGGGGGCTACTGA